The Pieris napi chromosome 9, ilPieNapi1.2, whole genome shotgun sequence genomic sequence AGAGATTAATAGAGAGTAGTAGTAGAAGGAACAAGTAGAGATTAATACGACAGTATAAAACGAAGATCACTTGCTACTTTCTATGCTTGCAGAGGTTTCAAATATAAGTGCTACTGCTACACAAACTAATTAATACATCACTTCAAGAGGAATTAGAAGAAACTCTCCGAGCGTCTAAAAGTCCTTTTACACGTGTATCCACAAGCTTAGATAAATTAGTCACTATCACAAACAAGCAGTTTTCATCGTATTCAGtcatgtgattttttttaaactggaCGAGATCCCGAAAATTTCGGGATCCCGCTGGATTGATATTTCTAATCCCGCGGGATCTCGAATTTACGATCTCGAGTCGGGATTGCATTCCCAATGGATACAAAGAAGGAGTGAATCCTCGGACGCATGGGCCATCTAGTGGAAGAGCGTAAACGGACAATGGGCGTAAAGTGACAAcgagcgtaacgggacaattagtcatgttttttcttgctttcattgatttattagacgttgtcacgtaAAAATGTTTGGTAtcatacacaattttatataaattgacaaaaaatatgttaatgtacaatgtacataccAGAAAGCGACATAAGAACATCCTTGATGACGTGCATCCAAATCGTCCTTCGAGGACAGAGTTGATCCATAGCAGTCTCGTGTAGCTCGTTCAAGTTCAAAGTGTAGATACCCTCCTCCGCACCTGGAAGAACAAATACAAGATTCTTATATACAGCTTCGAACTCTACTCAAAAATTTCGTTATAGAAATCTGATACTAGTGGTAAAAATTGTTACAGCGTACCGTTATTCATATTGGGTTTTTACAAatcatatctttatatatttataagtaaactTACAGCtatcatacatattatacacataatacaaaaccaaaacagattacatagataaacaatatatatgaaacagaaaacataagtataTTAAGagacaaatataaaactaaaaaaattaaagaaaactgaaatttaacattaatcaaacgacaaattaatactacaaagaaaCTACTAAATTGTTACTGCTAACAAAACAGTCTTCCcgcctcttcaaatatttcctcacatCCAAAAAAAAACCATTCAAATCGGTTCAGCCGTTTAAGAAGAGTCCAGTGATATACACACGTTCAgcagaattatatatataaagatattacacaaaaaagtttgaattgtatggtggttaagtatccttaaattttctaattttccgcgcaattttcttaatttttttctttcataagaACAATCTCCTGCGACGAAGATACGTGGACAATTGTATCTTATGCCCGcgagattaattattaatttattcacataaaatacttacactATCCTTACAGTACTAAACCAAAACGAATAatgtcgaaaaaaaaaaagaaataatttaagtggTATTACCACCAAGCTATTTCCTGACCTCTTGTTACAAGCAAAACTAAGATtcgaaacaaatatttacactGAGACACTGTCCAAATAAAACGCGAATAGTcaggataatattaaaatcagcTCAGTATTGAAATCAATTCAAGAAGATGAAGCACCAAGGTAAAATTTGTAGAAGACATATTCTCTGATTCttgaaacttaatattaaatattaacatagaAATATCTTCGGATCTCCTATCATTAGTAAGTGATGCCCACATACATCGACATATAatcgtcgctgtagaatgataacctcgtaagttcagagaaccaaacattgCAGGaaacgaaatttttttttaatttcgtcaATATTCGTCAAAATATTAGTATGTGcttttgtccatagttttagatggtaaaaaggacctatttattaataacgtaATTGATACATGATacatgattataccagttaaatgaaataaaagtctaagaataaaaagtaaatggtTTTTAACATACAAGGTTATGATTACAGTGGCGATTTGTCTAAGGCCCGTTTTTTTGGTCTGATTTTGATGgaaatttctattaaattttaaaatgttaaaaagtatttaagtgACAATAGTTAGACACATGCTATCGCAACAGTTcttgtagatattgatatgttctttaatattgtgcaatgttgttctatatttttcgcagcgcatgcgatgaaatatattttatatgcatttttttacaccttgggtaacattattgtagtttttgtagggatccttattttttcttggaattaaattttcattattattattattattattaattaaaaaaattaatgtaggCTATTAATCAGAGTaaatgtagcattcaaatagtgaaagaatttttaaaatcggtctaGTGCTTTTTGAGCCAAtccgttacaaacatacttacatacaaatctttcctttttataacattaatatagaAGTATAGATATCAATGTCTTCTTACGACAGCCTGGATTTAAACAATCGATCAGGGTTCCACGTTGAACGAGTAAGCGGCTGTGAACTACAAATATTAGCTTGAAGACGATAAAAACATCAGAGGGAATTTTTCTTACCTATGAGAATATGCTGATCCCTGGTGTCTGGGTGTATCCAAGATGCTGTGCAGTTTATCCGAAGAGGACAGCCATTAAACAcctgaaattaaattagtacTACAGTTAATAAGTAGACTACCTGTATAATATCTTTTCGGTTACGTTTAGGTTACCTTTTGAATACAAAACTCtaattaatcaacaaatttttaaattacttaaaattagttatttCTACTACGTATAATCAGATAACGTCAATGTATAATCAAATCGCAAAATGTTGAGGGTAGTTTGCAAAATTTTTACCTTAGAGAAACAAGCACCCATGTGCACTTTGGGTGTAGGCGGTAGTCCGTTGGGCGCTGGTCGCACTGGGCTTCGAACCCGTCTACCCCGCGCTCGCCGAGGAGGGACGGGAGGTGTACTACTACCTGTCACAGAAactgttacttttattttgaaagttactgaaacataaatttttttgataCTACCTActtatactctgatttttcattccgCAGAATTCTGatatttcataagtgttgctactaaaaaagttctccaccgaaaaagggacaaatttgacccatttgagggcaataaaaaaatgctacgtattttatatgttttacctacaaaaaggtaatcctaaatatttacttacacaagtgacctaatacaaaaataataaatatttcaatatcacgaacaatatatcgaattaactttaattactttattttattctttagctggcatccttgcctactaattccagggtttccacatttaaaaaaaaatatctttccttgtgcgttttttactgtttgtgatgaaaagagacgtAATTATCACTCGCCGTAAAACCACTTATAATGTGGAGCatcgcacttaataaaatggatacattcactaacaaataaaatgtatgtatagactcagatgttcagactcgtattgaaatataaaaatgtgcccggccaaaaaggtttgcaatctctgacatgtcaaaacatgaaagctgtcagaattctacggaattcaAAATTAGAGTATAGTCGAGTATGTAATGCATGCActataaattttgaattttcgaAAATGTTGAATATCTAGAACACTAGGCCGACACTATAATAACTAACACTATTTtctaggccggcaacgcactcgcgagccctctggcattgagagtgtccatgggcggcggatcacttaacatcagatgagcctcctgcccgtttgcccctcgttctataaaaaaaaatctagaaCACCGAGTAACTTttacttaaaacatatttttaagaaccACCACATCGTCTTCTACCCGCAGGTATTTTTCATTCCATTTTACCAGATTTtgtcaatataaatttaattaaaacccgaacgaaaaagttttatatatattttattattaaacaaatctcATCAaggttattatataatttttgaatatgtATGACCAATTAAACGTCTAAAACTAAACTGTGTGAAATTAGATAATGTACGATTCAAAGTAGTTCAGGTCATTATTTCCAAATTAATTTGTCACACATAACTgtgacaaataaattaattcaagcgaaacattattatatatatatacagtaaaCAGTGGGAGAGCTAACAATCAATCAAAAACCAAGATGAAGTTCACAGCAATTTTATTCTGCGTTGTCATGTTCGCAACTGCATTTGTGACTGTAGCTGACCAAGGTAATgttttaattcttattaaaaactcTATCAATTCCTTGTTTAagatgtgtattttttaattttcattctttgttttttttttttttaatggctctggcacgatttgtgcattagccagcgtcatttttataattcgtgcttgaatagaaattcgaccgtgtcctccatgtacggtttaagcactcgcccggtaccgcacaaccctcccaaaggccgagaacaaatttaaattaaattaaaacttgccctcgaaccgggaattgaacccggtacccctcacctagctgccacttaataagaccgctaggctatgaggcccctcattctttgttttgtaaatCACATTTATCCAAAATTCATTTAGGACAGCTTGCTCGATTACGCGTGTAGCCAGAAAGCTACATATACAGcttatcactacatagtataaaacaaagtcgttttctctgtccctatgtatgcttaaatctttaaaactacgcaacgggttttgatgcggttttttaaatagatagagtgattgaagaggtaggttttatgtaattttgattttgggcgggtcgctagtatatttatatatagctaCTAGCTGAcacggcaaacgtttgttttgccatgtatattatttataggtaacattttttcataataaaaaagtcgGGGTTGTTAGTAGAGgcgtgaaaattaggggttgtatgtatttttgtatgctgtatcataaaaaaaaacaaacagaatttttcaataaaaaaaagtggtaaccccttatcacttaggggtttgaacgatagatagtagccgattctcagacttactgaatattaatataaaatttcataaaaatcggtcgagctgtttcggaggagtatgggaagtgggaacgaacattgtgacaaaagaattttatataaatataaattatatatacagcTTTCTGTTGCCTAATTTTGTATGTGTAAAGTCTTCTTCTCATTATCTTCTTTTGCGATATTATTTCACGCTTAATTTCACTCGTGGACAGTTCAAGTGATATTACCACTTCAAGCATAGCACTTATTTAGCTCTCTCTGCTAATCTTTAATCTATGGTAACCTATTAAACAACTTAACCAGCACTGGGCGTGATTACAAACAATAATTGATTTCTTTTCACAGTTCAAGCGACCAGCTGCTTTTCAAACAGCGACTGCAAAAGTCAATGCCAACAAGTTTGTGAACCCTCAAGAATTGATGGCTTTTGTTCCAGAACTGATCCAAATGATCTTTTCGGATTATGCTACTGTGTAATTGTGTGATTGTCAATAAAGAatcacaatatatatatacaatattacatATGCTTTTTATTACGCACGATAGCGCTAGCGAATGCAACAAAATAGAATAATCAGTTTTATAAGAATACAAATGCTTCGAGAGTCCAAGTGACCAGTTCAACTTCCTGGTGAACCCGTATATTTTTCCGGTCATTGCGTCTTGATACACACGATATTCGTTCTCTAGTAAATATATGGTAGTTTATACACGAatgttcatttaaatatacttgtcttttaatattcaaaactACACAAAAGTAATCTGAATTAATGATATTTGGTTTCAGcacaaatcaataaattaatataacgttGACTGaattatatgttaaacaaaTGAAGAAATTGTCTATGTCAAATGCCTATAAAGACTAGAATATCAAAGACATTTTACGTGAACCTATCCTATATCATATTAGTTAATCTGCTTCTAGCTGTTATTATGAACGAAgacgaaaaaaataaatagatcctcaaaatcggtcaagccgtttcaaagttataaataacataaatcagtggcgctacaacctcttaagatcagcctcagatttctgaatatttcatcatcaattttaaatctattaggcaagtaggtgatcagcctccagtgcttaacacacgccgtcgactttatgggtctaagacatgtcggtttcctcacgatgttttccttcaccgttcgagcaaatgttaaatgcgcacatagaaagaaagtccaatggtgcacagccggggatacctacgacctcaggtatgagaatcgcacgctgaaaccactaggccaacactactcagAGTTATAAATGGcgtacattaaatattaagatacAGAACTCACCTTCAGCATCAACTTTCGCCTTGTCCCGTTGACTATCCGATAAGCTTCGTTGCCGTTGACTGGTTTTCACCTCATCATCCTTCAACTCTTGACTCGACCCACCATCCTCCGCCATCTTGAAAATTTCATCTACCGACGAAGTTTTCCGCTTACTACCATCCAATTCACACTGACAGAACTGATTCAAATCTATCCCCGCCGTGACCGAATCCGAATTGTGCCTATTATGCCTCTTTCTATGTTCTTGTACATccatatttaaacttatatcGATCTTCCGACACAGCTCGTCATCCGATCCGCCATTTTCAATTCCCGAATCCGATATTTGTAAACGATTTGCGATCTGCAGAGCGCGAAAATTGCTTACAGAAATCTTTTGTTTCTTGCAAACGTCACAGATAACTATCCCAGAGTCTTGATTCTGGTTCGGACAATGTCGGTAATAGCTTAGGATGTCACCGTTCGAATTGCAGGAGTCACATGAGCACTTCGGTGCGACAGAGCGTTGTAAATCACTAAGGGTGTTCACGTCTTTTGATTCCGGTTTCGGGCACAAACCGCACTCACAATTCGAGTTGATCGGAGTTTCCGAGTCCTGATGATCGGCGTACATTATTTCGTCCTTCTTACACAATTGTTCGTTTATCGACGCCGAAGAGGACCCGATTGGCGTTTGAAAGCTCGTTAAACTTTGATAGACGTTCGtagatgaattatttaaaaagttctgCTTTAGCTGTATGCATTGGGAGAGATGGTGATCGTGTATTGACAGATTGTTGCCAGCCTGTGACATGGCTGCCGTGTCTGCTGTTAAAGGTAGTGTCGCTCTGTAATTGGATAAAAGTGGTTTTAAAACGGATAATTTGGGACAGCATGGTCGGGGTGCTATTAGCTGAAGCTAGGGTTATGTTAGACACTTCAGGCGTTAAATAACAAGTGGTGCAGGAAacgtataaaaattgtaaaactatGTTAAAACTATACCTGGGAACTCCAGAACTATTTGTCTATATAGCTCTATACTCTATACACATAGACAAATTTAAGCagcattttatattacattaccATGCTAAATACTAAACACTTAGGGTGAATACATGCAAAATACAGCTTATAATTATCGCTATATAGAACTATGTATCTAACAGCATATAACCAAtctgtattatatatgtactgAGCAAAAATCATTCAGGAACATAtactacaaatatcgaaatgCAAAGCCTCCCTGCAAATTACTGGTAGCTACAATAATCATATACTAAACGACAGATTTTTCAAATGAAAAagattttccaaaaaaaatatgttacgtTCCCTATACGGAAAGTGTATGACGCAAAAAGAAACGGGAAAATGATATGAATCATGGTTTTCGAAAAACGAGTAAATAcctgcaaaaaattaaattgggaattcctaaccaaagaggagatatgtgaggtcaaagtggccagtacggacgtaatattttaacaatgaCAAAACGGGGTGGTATTAGTTATTTATCTGAACggtataaatacatacatattttaatcgaAACTTATAAAATTCAAGAACATACAACAAAATTCTAGAAAGAACggtttcttttatttgttagtcaCGACTCCAGTCAGCCAGCCAGAGAACTCAAATTCGTAGTTtgataaatttgaatttctaaAAATCTGTCGTTAACATAGCAACCAACTACCAAACACACAGGTCATGCAACGTTTACCTGAGCATTAACTCTTCGTCAATATACTGTAAGAGGCTCCTAAAACAAGAGAAATCACATACAAACATCGGCAAAAGCACATTGAGCCTTTGATTCGTGaacatatatatgtagatgacttgtattcatataaataataatataactatgtcagataattaatgttaaatgtaAAAGTGTTAATTGTTTTGAGTATCTTTGATTAATTGCGtacaaaacgaaaaaaaatgtatagtcgagaaatatcaaatattaattagtttgaTAATAAAGcgtaaatatgttaattttatttgcgtTGAACAAAAGCAATGCAAtgactaaatttaaaaattttcaagTTCTCCTGAATATAAGTTCCCCTTACGTAAAACATGCACGTTTGTCTGTaaaaatgctttttcacaCAGTACGATCAAAATGGTATCTGTAGATTTTAAATTcatgataataataacatgACAGCGTAAAATGGAACGACGCGTCTATGATTGGTCGACGGCAAACCAATCACAGAGGCTCGACACTGTACGACATTTAGTTTGACCAATCAATAAAACGCTccattactttttaaattctagAACAGTGTTTTCCAACCTTTTTTGCCATGCCCCTAAAACCTTAGCTTtactaaaattcttatgccAACTCTCTCTCCCCTATACactaacatatattttttatcgttaaatgaaagaaacataaatgacctatcatatttttcattttaggaataaattactaggaaattgttaacgatacacagtaagtaaaacatttaatgaaaaacttaaattttaaatcgaattaattttaataaatttggaaTAGACCCCCTAAACAATCAAATCAAAGCCCCCCTGTGGGGTGTAggccccacgttgggaaacactgttCTAGACCATAAAGTCGATTGCAACTAATATTATGATATAACACTCAATTATCGATTACAAATATGTGAACGAAGGATGATAATAATTGTGAAAAATTATGGTTACTTAGTATGTCTAAAAATTTGATGATTTAacatcatattatataatcaaaaGCTACAGATACCGTTTTCCTAGTCTAGACTAGTCGATAAGATTGAAAACACCACACCAAATCGAAAAACTGCCAATTCCactcgaaaaaaaaaacaacgcaAATGTCAAAAACAACGGATTTTGACCTAAAGTACCTCAAACTCATTCTCATAATATCATCCCCAGTGATCACCCGACACCACTTGCTATaagagaaaataatataataaatacatacatatatgtcGCCTtccatttattttgtatatatttaataaatacttactttTCACTGGTAGATATCGAGTCTGATGATAACTCCTGAGTGAGGGGATTGTGTTTGGGACACGTCATTAGTGATGCGACACTCCACTCTTCACTGGTTTGTCTATGGTACGctgaaaatatttcatatttatttacacctaTTACAAGACAAACACAAAACACGTTACTAAAGGTTGAGGGACAACAGCTTTAAAAACCTTAATCATAaagatataaagaaataattaaaaaaattatatttataatctaactattacatatacgtatatatatataaaaactgaaataagtaaatgaaactaataaaaaaaaatggtggtCTATAAAGTCGGTTTACCGACGATAGTTTACCGTGAAAATGTcatataacaaaacattgatgaaatgattgcatactttaatgaataaaattaaatcattctTACAAAGAAGGAGTAAATCCTTGGACACATAGGCCAATCGAGTGGAAGAGAGATAAATTAACACTTATTGCTGATAGACCGACAGacgtaacatttattacaaacgaaacacacacacagaaggacacaaaataataataaaaaaaaggaatgaggtacattttaagagtgtaatgtgtgtggttgtaactggccctggctcagcagtatgctgtggagcagacgtgttccacGGCGCTGATCATTCTTCCAGAGACCACGAGTgcatttataatgttatttaaaaaaaaagtattattattatttctctgGGGGGCGtgtattgtataaaatgtgtttgtgtaacgtattttattattattatatttaatctatgttttatataataaatgggCAGTCATACTCGAGAtcgtattgttttaatatgcaTCCAAATACCTCCCGTACAATAATGTAATTTCGTCTTTATATCTTGGGTTTAAGGTGCatttttcaatacaaaaaattcaaagtaTAAAACTCACCATTCCGTTTAATAGTATCACCGCTATTATTAAGGTCGGCGGCGAAATTGATAACTTTAGGCATAGAGGCGAGGCTGAGGTCGTCTTCCGCGTCCAAGTCTATGATGGGTGAGTCGTCGTATACGCCGCTGCGACGATCGCGACTTTCCTCCATTAacctataaattatacaatcaTATGAGGTTTCAATTAaactagtaataaaatttaaatcgtaaTTTTTAGTAGATTCTACTGagaaacaataatttcaataGTTCAAGGCCAGTGAAATATGTATAAGAATGAATttattgtgtatttaaaaaaaattatatacatatatttaatttgaattgatAGAATATTAATAACTCGATTACAGTTAgtattaaatagttaattatatcTGATTAACGGATTTCTGtattctgtttcatgatcatttgtcaatctaataggcaagtaggtaatcagcctcctgtgcctgacacggcGCCTTTtagggtctaagacaagcctgtttcttcacgatgtttttcttaaccgttcaagcaaatgttaaatgcgcaaatagaaAACCCATTggggcacagccggggatcgaacctgcgaCTTCAGAAtttagagtcgcacgctgtagGCCAACACGTAAGTTActtgaataattttgttaaagaaCTTACAATACAAATgtgataacataatattacaaaacatagtatattttaacaaactatTTTTCTTCAATAAAATACCTACCGAACTCTAGATGCTGTCATAATATCGTCATCAATCAAACTCCTTGGCCTAATGTTGTTCGGAGGCTGGTCTGCCAGGACACGCCTTCCGCCACGCCCAGTGTGCTTCGAAGCTATACGTTGTGGCACATTGGATATCGCctgtaaacaatttatacaagaattatgattttaataggatgtatgatatgataaatgtattacttattatttagctAGTTAAAAACAAGGTCAACACTATGGGGGGCAGGGGGGGGGggatctttgattttcttatttggtgattacgtgaacagtaattattaactttttactcacgtatttttttaagttaattatttaaagcaaagctttgaataaatgtataaaaatacgtaCCCCATCTTCGTCCAATTCCTGATTATTACAATGTGAGGGTGGGTTTGAATATTTCTGGAGGAGATCTATCGCTAGTCTTTTGTTCATCTCTTGTTGGAAGAAAGGGTGCtgcaattgtttatttttattattactacataATTATCGAAACAGAACAcagatatatatgtgtatagtatatgtatagagataaaatattcagcccatgaatttttaatatacaaagctataataagataattaaaaaggaCTCCTAAGAGGTCAATATTAATACCAAATTTTatgaaactttaatattatagataatttaaaaaatcaatggcgctacaacctttttaggtctagccCTCAGATTTTGGTAtctgttttaaaatcatttgttttataggcaagtaggtgatcagcctcctgtgacaaacgccgt encodes the following:
- the LOC125052310 gene encoding mitogen-activated protein kinase kinase kinase kinase 5 isoform X1 — encoded protein: MAHSGGVLSSDISRRNPQDEYELVQRIGSGTYGDVYKAKRLNGNGELAAIKVIKLEPGDDFAIIQQEILMMKDCRHPNIVAYYGSYLRRDKLWISMEYCGGGSLQDIYHVTGPLTEIQIAYMCRETLTGLSYLHSMGKMHRDIKGANILLTECGDVKLADFGVSAQITATINKRKSFIGTPYWMAPEVAAVERKGGYNQLCDIWACGITAIELAELQPPMFELHPMRVLFLMSKSGFKPPQLKERERWSQLFHGFLKLALTKNPKKRPTADKLLQHPFFQQEMNKRLAIDLLQKYSNPPSHCNNQELDEDGAISNVPQRIASKHTGRGGRRVLADQPPNNIRPRSLIDDDIMTASRVRLMEESRDRRSGVYDDSPIIDLDAEDDLSLASMPKVINFAADLNNSGDTIKRNAYHRQTSEEWSVASLMTCPKHNPLTQELSSDSISTSENKWCRVITGDDIMRMSLRSLLQYIDEELMLRATLPLTADTAAMSQAGNNLSIHDHHLSQCIQLKQNFLNNSSTNVYQSLTSFQTPIGSSSASINEQLCKKDEIMYADHQDSETPINSNCECGLCPKPESKDVNTLSDLQRSVAPKCSCDSCNSNGDILSYYRHCPNQNQDSGIVICDVCKKQKISVSNFRALQIANRLQISDSGIENGGSDDELCRKIDISLNMDVQEHRKRHNRHNSDSVTAGIDLNQFCQCELDGSKRKTSSVDEIFKMAEDGGSSQELKDDEVKTSQRQRSLSDSQRDKAKVDAEVSVTGSSTPPVPPRRARGRRVRSPVRPAPNGLPPTPKVHMGACFSKVFNGCPLRINCTASWIHPDTRDQHILIGAEEGIYTLNLNELHETAMDQLCPRRTIWMHVIKDVLMSLSGKTPCLYRHELLVLTGSGRAGAGRSLRVLPPRLLPRRFAPSTRVPDTRGCTVCAVVRNPYNGYKYLCGATPAGLFLMQWYDPLRKFMLLKNIECVLPSPLLAFELIITPELEYPLLCVGVTRKPIRLNLININSGASWFHSDELEVRPGGSNTVIPRPERLHTLRAVHQLNKDAVLVCHENVVDIIPVLPGFDSRRQDDRRKSKLPQRLQFDFQIDSILCLADSVLAFHRNGMQGRSLRNADVTQEIVDHSRAYRLVGHDKVVVLESHVLQNNTLSGEDGNDLYILAGHEASY
- the LOC125052310 gene encoding mitogen-activated protein kinase kinase kinase kinase 5 isoform X3, whose amino-acid sequence is MAHSGGVLSSDISRRNPQDEYELVQRIGSGTYGDVYKAKRLNGNGELAAIKVIKLEPGDDFAIIQQEILMMKDCRHPNIVAYYGSYLRRDKLWISMEYCGGGSLQDIYHVTGPLTEIQIAYMCRETLTGLSYLHSMGKMHRDIKGANILLTECGDVKLADFGVSAQITATINKRKSFIGTPYWMAPEVAAVERKGGYNQLCDIWACGITAIELAELQPPMFELHPMRVLFLMSKSGFKPPQLKERERWSQLFHGFLKLALTKNPKKRPTADKLLQHPFFQQEMNKRLAIDLLQKYSNPPSHCNNQELDEDGAISNVPQRIASKHTGRGGRRVLADQPPNNIRPRSLIDDDIMTASRVRLMEESRDRRSGVYDDSPIIDLDAEDDLSLASMPKVINFAADLNNSGDTIKRNAYHRQTSEEWSVASLMTCPKHNPLTQELSSDSISTSEKSLLQYIDEELMLRATLPLTADTAAMSQAGNNLSIHDHHLSQCIQLKQNFLNNSSTNVYQSLTSFQTPIGSSSASINEQLCKKDEIMYADHQDSETPINSNCECGLCPKPESKDVNTLSDLQRSVAPKCSCDSCNSNGDILSYYRHCPNQNQDSGIVICDVCKKQKISVSNFRALQIANRLQISDSGIENGGSDDELCRKIDISLNMDVQEHRKRHNRHNSDSVTAGIDLNQFCQCELDGSKRKTSSVDEIFKMAEDGGSSQELKDDEVKTSQRQRSLSDSQRDKAKVDAEVSVTGSSTPPVPPRRARGRRVRSPVRPAPNGLPPTPKVHMGACFSKVFNGCPLRINCTASWIHPDTRDQHILIGAEEGIYTLNLNELHETAMDQLCPRRTIWMHVIKDVLMSLSGKTPCLYRHELLVLTGSGRAGAGRSLRVLPPRLLPRRFAPSTRVPDTRGCTVCAVVRNPYNGYKYLCGATPAGLFLMQWYDPLRKFMLLKNIECVLPSPLLAFELIITPELEYPLLCVGVTRKPIRLNLININSGASWFHSDELEVRPGGSNTVIPRPERLHTLRAVHQLNKDAVLVCHENVVDIIPVLPGFDSRRQDDRRKSKLPQRLQFDFQIDSILCLADSVLAFHRNGMQGRSLRNADVTQEIVDHSRAYRLVGHDKVVVLESHVLQNNTLSGEDGNDLYILAGHEASY
- the LOC125052310 gene encoding mitogen-activated protein kinase kinase kinase kinase 5 isoform X2 produces the protein MAHSGGVLSSDISRRNPQDEYELVQRIGSGTYGDVYKAKRLNGNGELAAIKVIKLEPGDDFAIIQQEILMMKDCRHPNIVAYYGSYLRRDKLWISMEYCGGGSLQDIYHVTGPLTEIQIAYMCRETLTGLSYLHSMGKMHRDIKGANILLTECGDVKLADFGVSAQITATINKRKSFIGTPYWMAPEVAAVERKGGYNQLCDIWACGITAIELAELQPPMFELHPMRVLFLMSKSGFKPPQLKERERWSQLFHGFLKLALTKNPKKRPTADKLLQHPFFQQEMNKRLAIDLLQKYSNPPSHCNNQELDEDGAISNVPQRIASKHTGRGGRRVLADQPPNNIRPRSLIDDDIMTASRVRLMEESRDRRSGVYDDSPIIDLDAEDDLSLASMPKVINFAADLNNSGDTIKRNAYHRQTSEEWSVASLMTCPKHNPLTQELSSDSISTSENKWCRVITGDDIMRMSLRSLLQYIDEELMLRATLPLTADTAAMSQAGNNLSIHDHHLSQCIQLKQNFLNNSSTNVYQSLTSFQTPIGSSSASINEQLCKKDEIMYADHQDSETPINSNCECGLCPKPESKDVNTLSDLQRSVAPKCSCDSCNSNGDILSYYRHCPNQNQDSGIVICDVCKKQKISVSNFRALQIANRLQISDSGIENGGSDDELCRKIDISLNMDVQEHRKRHNRHNSDSVTAGIDLNQFCQCELDGSKRKTSSVDEIFKMAEDGGSSQELKDDEVKTSQRQRSLSDSQRDKAKVDAEGSSTPPVPPRRARGRRVRSPVRPAPNGLPPTPKVHMGACFSKVFNGCPLRINCTASWIHPDTRDQHILIGAEEGIYTLNLNELHETAMDQLCPRRTIWMHVIKDVLMSLSGKTPCLYRHELLVLTGSGRAGAGRSLRVLPPRLLPRRFAPSTRVPDTRGCTVCAVVRNPYNGYKYLCGATPAGLFLMQWYDPLRKFMLLKNIECVLPSPLLAFELIITPELEYPLLCVGVTRKPIRLNLININSGASWFHSDELEVRPGGSNTVIPRPERLHTLRAVHQLNKDAVLVCHENVVDIIPVLPGFDSRRQDDRRKSKLPQRLQFDFQIDSILCLADSVLAFHRNGMQGRSLRNADVTQEIVDHSRAYRLVGHDKVVVLESHVLQNNTLSGEDGNDLYILAGHEASY